One stretch of Streptomyces sp. NBC_00443 DNA includes these proteins:
- a CDS encoding acyl-CoA carboxylase subunit epsilon, with protein MTTTRTPPPPPRPSTSDLLAATSFKVLRGEPSPEELAAFTAVLTLRLTTPDATHAPTPQRPATAHWTRPERLRAYACPRAWHG; from the coding sequence ATGACCACGACCCGGACCCCGCCCCCGCCCCCGCGCCCGTCGACCTCCGACCTGCTCGCTGCCACGTCCTTCAAGGTCCTGCGGGGCGAGCCGAGTCCCGAGGAACTCGCGGCGTTCACAGCTGTCCTGACCCTGCGTCTGACCACCCCGGACGCCACCCACGCCCCCACCCCGCAACGCCCCGCCACGGCCCACTGGACCCGCCCGGAACGCCTGCGCGCCTACGCCTGTCCACGGGCCTGGCACGGCTGA
- a CDS encoding MFS transporter, which yields MPQSPSTNAPTPSVSHTSRPYRRLFAHPGTRAFTLANLAARLPMGMFSVSAVVMIAGTRGSYALAGAVTATGLAATALVAPWTARLVDRYGQARVAVPATLCAALGSLALLLCVRYDAPAWTLFAAYAATATTPNTGGLSRARWAHLLKGDPAALHTANSFEQAADELCFMLGPVLAAFLCGTFFPEAGTLVGVVLLVTGVLAFAAQRSTEPPPWVPTAGAAGTSLFRAPGMPPLLTVCLAMGAVFGSTEVVTIAFADAQGHRTAAGAVLALQAAGSCAAGLLYGRLRLSGPAEYRYVWCIAAMTALLTLPLLAASLTGSLPLLCVALLFAGMATAPTMITNMALVQQRTPDGRLNEGMTLAVTALLGGIACGSATGGWLAEHLSPAAAYGVPVTAAAAALLIALATGAVGSVRGRVNSG from the coding sequence ATGCCGCAATCGCCGTCCACGAACGCCCCGACCCCCTCCGTCAGTCACACCTCCCGCCCGTACCGCCGGCTCTTCGCCCACCCCGGCACCCGCGCGTTCACCCTCGCCAACCTCGCCGCCCGCCTCCCCATGGGCATGTTCAGCGTGAGCGCGGTCGTGATGATCGCCGGCACCCGGGGGTCGTACGCCCTCGCCGGCGCCGTCACCGCGACCGGCCTCGCGGCGACGGCGCTGGTCGCCCCCTGGACGGCGCGGCTCGTCGACCGGTACGGCCAGGCCCGGGTCGCCGTACCCGCCACGCTCTGCGCGGCGCTGGGCAGCCTCGCGCTGCTGCTGTGCGTGCGCTACGACGCCCCTGCCTGGACCCTCTTCGCCGCGTACGCCGCCACCGCGACGACCCCCAACACCGGCGGCCTGTCCCGCGCCCGCTGGGCGCACCTGCTCAAGGGCGACCCCGCGGCCCTGCACACCGCGAACTCCTTCGAGCAGGCCGCCGACGAGCTGTGCTTCATGCTGGGCCCGGTGCTCGCGGCCTTCCTGTGCGGGACGTTCTTCCCGGAGGCGGGGACGCTCGTCGGGGTGGTGCTCCTGGTGACGGGCGTGCTGGCGTTCGCGGCCCAGCGGTCGACGGAACCGCCGCCCTGGGTCCCTACGGCCGGGGCTGCCGGCACCTCTCTGTTCCGCGCGCCCGGCATGCCCCCGCTACTGACGGTCTGCCTCGCCATGGGCGCTGTGTTCGGGTCGACGGAGGTCGTCACGATCGCGTTCGCGGACGCCCAGGGCCACCGGACGGCGGCGGGTGCGGTGCTCGCGCTCCAGGCGGCGGGTTCCTGTGCGGCGGGTCTGCTGTACGGGCGGCTGCGGCTCTCCGGTCCCGCCGAGTACCGCTACGTGTGGTGCATAGCGGCGATGACCGCGCTGCTGACGCTGCCCCTGCTCGCCGCGTCCCTCACCGGCTCGCTCCCGCTGCTGTGCGTCGCGCTGCTGTTCGCCGGCATGGCCACGGCCCCGACCATGATCACCAACATGGCCCTGGTCCAGCAGCGCACCCCGGACGGCCGCCTCAACGAGGGCATGACCCTCGCGGTGACCGCCCTGCTCGGCGGCATCGCGTGCGGCAGCGCGACCGGCGGATGGCTGGCGGAGCATCTCTCCCCTGCGGCGGCCTACGGCGTGCCGGTCACGGCGGCGGCCGCGGCACTGCTCATCGCCCTCGCGACAGGGGCCGTCGGCTCGGTGCGCGGTCGCGTGAACAGTGGGTGA
- a CDS encoding LysR family transcriptional regulator produces the protein MSAAAPAHLDPRLLRAFLAVADELHFTRAAARLYVAQQALSRDVRRQERELGAELFVRTTRHVTLTADGERLVPYARRALQAQDDLLAAFGQARPLLVDLNSPGLDTGRRVLHRARELAPEHELMARYESGLTGAAAELVAGRLDASFGRFAGLDPALRAGLDHQPVRYEPMAIVLPEDHPLAALERVPLAALAGETVYAGAGNPRTPEWTDLAHRLFDGRGIEVAPPAPLAVGDEEFRRIMAKLRHPVLAVVDFPAMPGTVLRPLVDPVPLSPVSLVWRKGLAHPAFDALRHAAARLAAEEGWLEPPAGGWVPDVDSASWVYTTNCPT, from the coding sequence ATGTCCGCTGCCGCCCCCGCCCACCTCGACCCCCGCCTCCTGCGCGCCTTCCTCGCCGTGGCGGACGAGCTGCACTTCACGCGCGCCGCGGCCCGCCTGTACGTCGCCCAGCAGGCGCTGAGCCGGGACGTACGGCGGCAGGAGCGGGAGTTGGGCGCCGAGCTGTTCGTGCGGACGACCCGGCATGTCACGCTGACGGCCGACGGCGAGCGGCTGGTGCCGTACGCCCGCCGTGCCCTCCAGGCCCAGGACGATCTGCTCGCCGCCTTCGGCCAGGCGCGGCCCCTGCTGGTGGACCTGAACTCGCCAGGCCTGGACACCGGCCGCCGGGTCCTGCACCGGGCCCGCGAACTCGCCCCGGAGCACGAACTGATGGCCCGCTACGAGAGCGGCCTGACGGGTGCGGCCGCGGAGCTGGTCGCGGGGCGGCTGGACGCGTCCTTCGGACGGTTCGCGGGGCTGGACCCGGCGCTGCGGGCCGGCCTCGACCATCAGCCGGTCCGCTACGAGCCGATGGCGATCGTGCTGCCCGAGGACCATCCGCTGGCCGCCCTGGAGCGGGTGCCGCTGGCCGCGCTGGCCGGCGAGACCGTGTACGCCGGTGCCGGCAACCCCCGTACCCCGGAGTGGACCGACCTCGCGCACCGGCTCTTCGACGGGCGGGGCATCGAGGTCGCCCCGCCCGCGCCGCTCGCCGTCGGCGACGAGGAGTTCCGGCGCATCATGGCGAAACTGCGCCATCCCGTCCTGGCCGTGGTCGACTTCCCGGCCATGCCCGGGACCGTGCTGCGCCCGCTGGTCGACCCCGTGCCCCTGTCGCCCGTGTCCCTGGTGTGGCGAAAGGGCCTGGCGCACCCCGCTTTCGACGCCCTTCGACACGCCGCGGCCCGGCTCGCGGCCGAGGAGGGGTGGCTGGAGCCGCCCGCCGGTGGATGGGTCCCGGATGTGGACTCGGCATCCTGGGTGTATACAACTAACTGCCCGACGTGA
- a CDS encoding transglycosylase domain-containing protein has product MQLKVSGLFPVDQTVQLRVPSQRISDAESESAISEISRSAEANSSQRIPGDDTPDQQHRRRNRNRRKAPSPPLGPRLVAALHLAPVLAFLTPHIARLAPLAARLAPYARRMRPQYPRPGRTGWRRWLPSWRQWLGGALAGVGLSSLLLAVAYAATDIPDNLNSYATQQDNVYFWADGTPMARTGWVQRQAMPLKDIPDDVRWAVLAAENASFYSDPGISVQGITRALFRTLGQGDTQGGSTITQQYVKNVYLNQDQTLRRKVSEAMIALKLDNRMSKDEILESYLNTSWFGRGTYGIQRAAQAYYGKDVSELNASEAAFLAALLKGAGLYDPTLSGANRDRAVERWSWTLDRMVQIGKLSQAERDTYKKFPEPLRRNPLYDTGEQSDYLVELASQYAKKAAEISDKDYDLGGYQIYTTFDKRRQDQLTDAVTKARTKALKDDPKAAKSVHYGAASVAGDGRILAVHGGPDHRKQGYNESNATTVPAGSAFAPFVYAAGLEHGVRKTRDGERTAVTGDSVYDGDDDVPVTTPEGPYWDRSGRKVAASNDGNRSYGQISLHRAMALSVNTPFMQLGMDTGLDKVRATAEAAGLLSSSIGAQVPALATGSSTPSAIRMASGYATFAAAGKHTEPYSVRRITHNGDKISLNLPDPRRAVGADVAEEVTSALTDAFRTAHPDAAPATAQVAGKAGTTPKDTASWYVGTHKSVSTAVVVYRIDLAKSLEPLPLKGLAGTADDSVPYGIWSGAMRPLG; this is encoded by the coding sequence ATGCAGCTGAAAGTGTCCGGTTTGTTTCCGGTGGACCAGACCGTTCAGTTGCGGGTGCCGTCCCAACGGATATCCGATGCCGAAAGCGAATCGGCGATATCCGAAATATCCCGTTCCGCGGAGGCGAACTCATCGCAGCGAATACCCGGCGATGACACGCCCGACCAGCAGCATCGCCGCAGAAACCGCAACCGCCGCAAAGCCCCCAGCCCGCCGCTGGGCCCCCGCCTCGTAGCCGCGCTCCACCTGGCCCCCGTGCTGGCCTTCCTGACCCCCCACATCGCCCGCCTCGCCCCTCTGGCCGCCCGCCTCGCGCCCTACGCCCGCCGGATGCGGCCGCAGTACCCCCGGCCCGGACGCACCGGATGGCGCCGGTGGCTGCCCTCCTGGCGGCAGTGGCTCGGCGGCGCACTGGCCGGCGTGGGCCTCAGCAGCCTCCTCCTCGCCGTCGCCTACGCGGCCACCGACATCCCGGACAACCTCAACTCGTACGCCACCCAGCAGGACAACGTGTACTTCTGGGCCGACGGGACGCCCATGGCCCGTACCGGCTGGGTGCAGCGGCAGGCGATGCCGCTGAAGGACATCCCCGACGACGTCCGCTGGGCCGTCCTCGCCGCGGAGAACGCGAGCTTCTACAGCGACCCCGGCATCTCCGTCCAGGGCATCACCCGCGCCCTGTTCCGCACGCTGGGCCAGGGCGACACCCAGGGCGGCTCGACCATCACCCAGCAGTACGTCAAGAACGTCTACCTGAACCAGGACCAGACGCTGCGCCGCAAGGTCAGCGAGGCGATGATCGCCCTCAAGCTCGACAACCGGATGAGCAAGGACGAGATCCTCGAGAGCTATCTGAACACCAGCTGGTTCGGCCGGGGCACCTACGGCATCCAGCGCGCCGCCCAGGCCTACTACGGCAAGGACGTCAGCGAGCTCAACGCCAGCGAGGCCGCGTTCCTGGCCGCCCTGCTCAAGGGCGCCGGCCTGTACGACCCGACCCTGAGCGGCGCCAACCGCGACCGGGCCGTGGAACGCTGGTCCTGGACCCTCGACCGGATGGTCCAGATAGGCAAGCTCTCGCAGGCCGAGCGGGACACCTACAAGAAGTTCCCCGAGCCGCTGAGACGCAACCCGCTGTACGACACCGGTGAGCAGAGCGACTACCTCGTCGAACTCGCCTCCCAGTACGCCAAGAAGGCCGCCGAGATCTCCGACAAGGACTACGACCTCGGCGGCTACCAGATCTACACGACCTTCGACAAGCGACGGCAGGACCAGCTCACCGACGCCGTCACCAAGGCGCGCACGAAGGCTCTGAAGGACGACCCGAAGGCCGCGAAGAGCGTGCACTACGGCGCGGCGTCGGTGGCCGGTGACGGCCGGATCCTCGCCGTCCACGGCGGCCCCGACCACCGTAAGCAGGGCTACAACGAATCCAACGCCACCACCGTCCCGGCCGGTTCGGCCTTCGCGCCGTTCGTGTACGCGGCCGGTCTGGAGCACGGCGTCCGCAAGACCCGTGACGGGGAGAGGACCGCCGTCACCGGGGACTCCGTCTACGACGGCGACGACGACGTGCCGGTGACCACGCCGGAGGGACCGTACTGGGACCGCAGCGGCCGCAAGGTGGCCGCCAGCAACGACGGCAACAGGTCGTACGGGCAGATCTCCCTGCACCGGGCCATGGCGCTGTCGGTGAACACGCCCTTCATGCAACTCGGCATGGACACCGGCCTGGACAAGGTGCGCGCCACCGCCGAGGCCGCCGGTCTGCTGAGCTCCAGCATCGGGGCCCAGGTGCCGGCGCTGGCCACGGGCAGCTCCACACCCAGCGCCATCCGCATGGCCAGCGGCTACGCCACGTTCGCCGCGGCCGGCAAGCACACCGAGCCGTACTCGGTGCGGCGGATCACCCACAACGGCGACAAGATCTCCCTGAACCTGCCGGACCCGCGCCGGGCGGTCGGCGCCGACGTGGCCGAGGAGGTCACGTCCGCGCTCACGGACGCCTTCCGGACCGCCCACCCCGACGCGGCGCCCGCCACCGCGCAGGTGGCCGGGAAGGCCGGGACGACGCCGAAGGACACCGCCTCCTGGTACGTCGGCACGCACAAGTCCGTCTCCACGGCGGTCGTCGTCTACCGCATCGACCTCGCCAAGAGCCTCGAACCGCTGCCGCTGAAGGGCCTCGCCGGCACCGCCGACGACAGCGTCCCCTACGGCATCTGGTCCGGTGCCATGAGACCCCTCGGCTGA